The Spirosoma radiotolerans genome has a window encoding:
- a CDS encoding nitric oxide synthase oxygenase, with amino-acid sequence MSISTNTPDKEPQHGALSVVRITEVVALDYPENGYEYRGLIQAHDDSGTILREQILQTRRKPEWLVNGRHKGSGELYIILQFRQEGSQRWHGIDQLTLPLHTQPDGQSSTDVYLPLRGWQEAPHMQVRIRMTRELAEEPIAPPFMHSATDIANATLAGCPFFAPTTTPVHAARKAAEFTIPEDVTDLPQLTAPEQVLVKDIWNKLLAYQDMLVELFFERLLYEEPELADLFGDAVDLVPAYFATLFDVSVRRLMPHSERILRESYRGIYPEPAEGLKSVDDYVALLADLGMRPEHWLTARRVWTWMLQHVPHLEEYDRENLAKGPGSAMYRFFTIVILTPALAATKHYEEALTPDMIRAMRQGGDRLAADARVIGTDFYHILFQTHPEIIPFFGRTDVDSLTEHLMQAIAFLVRSLDSGLNIVQELRDLSQVHTNFSVPPEAYPKLVGPMMTVLKKYIPDFTAEQEHAWGILLNRVTNVLRQPMINQQRILAKAKEYIDLIGDELAWDAIDSERRWEEIKREIQATGSYTHTYEELAYGAQLAWRNSAKCIGRISWRNMIVRDLRHITDPDEMFRECTEHLRMATNGGNVQIVMNVFRPKKPMERWGPRIWNSQYIRFAAYEQEDGSILGDKANLKFTQTLIRQGWTPPATKTAYDTLPLVIDVPGQSPRMYQFSDDDILKVSIEHPTYPAMSALDLKWCAIPAIANFRMDIGGIQYGCVPFNGWFMETEIARNLWEDGRYEKAEAIARAIGLDTSSEQTLWRDRAFLELNAAVLHSFSKAKVTLVDHQTAARQFLTHDLREKRAGRECPAQWSWVVPSAGGSVTPVWHHEMRDFFLSPSYHYTADRWVVINDELMTADEEGETELSGTSRMQVQALRPDRTTAPEHRPQRILILYGSETGTAESYARKTARRLSRYHPRVMALDEYTISHLSQEDLLLVVTSTFREGDLPGNAQKFHARITAQPTGAFKQLNFSVMALGSTVYTHFCAAGVTLDRELARVGGNRVIAMHRGDEIKGQADTFRKWLDLVARLLGEDPTSVDLSTTADTRLQVSFLEPQEVPVKAEADAVRNQRLPGCVVPVLENRELLKKVIIGSRSTRFISLDISNTDQTYETGDHVAIYPQNPPELVHRLVNRLGVDTDAWFTTSLINSRGIRVPGEHAYPDPVQVGQVLTEDIDLAIREPYDELFSAILKTAQSTTDKNRLESWLEILSRNQEENEEYMALKKYIADTFLTVADLLDVFPSAQLSFAQLIELLPKQKPRLYSISSCSLVHPKQVHLIVGVVQLTTDSGKVIPGLCSNYLAGLIPNGDAQVRMCVRSSTFRPPVDPHAPMLMVGAGTGLSPLLGFLQHREVQLRALHETSYQYVNGHEFITPVSAPVGHARLFFGCRNLNDYLYQQELETWHEAGVLTHLDVAFSRLDEEKIYVQDLIGQRSKDLWDVLSQPNCHYYVCGDAQMADDVFEVLMNIAKTTGGLSHAEAVNFFRQMQAENRFVMDVWGVLLNFQRALTDLQEAKYTQGERWLERVSV; translated from the coding sequence GTGTCTATCTCTACCAATACCCCCGATAAAGAACCGCAACATGGCGCCTTGAGCGTGGTTCGTATCACAGAAGTCGTGGCCCTGGACTATCCTGAAAACGGGTATGAGTACCGAGGATTAATTCAGGCGCACGATGATTCGGGTACAATTTTGCGGGAGCAAATCTTGCAAACAAGACGCAAACCAGAATGGTTAGTCAATGGTCGGCACAAGGGGTCTGGCGAACTTTATATAATTTTGCAGTTCCGTCAGGAGGGTAGCCAGCGCTGGCATGGAATTGATCAACTTACCTTACCGCTGCACACACAACCCGACGGACAAAGCAGTACTGATGTTTATTTACCATTAAGGGGTTGGCAGGAGGCTCCTCACATGCAGGTTCGTATTCGGATGACCCGAGAGCTGGCAGAAGAACCTATAGCACCCCCCTTCATGCATTCGGCTACCGATATCGCAAACGCAACCCTAGCAGGCTGTCCCTTTTTCGCCCCCACAACGACTCCCGTTCATGCGGCCAGAAAGGCAGCCGAATTCACCATACCAGAAGACGTTACGGATCTGCCGCAACTAACGGCGCCCGAGCAAGTACTGGTCAAAGACATCTGGAACAAGCTTCTGGCTTACCAGGACATGCTCGTTGAGCTGTTTTTCGAGCGGCTTCTGTACGAAGAACCTGAATTGGCTGACCTCTTCGGCGATGCCGTTGATTTGGTTCCCGCCTATTTTGCTACGCTGTTCGATGTGAGCGTTCGGCGGCTGATGCCCCATAGCGAACGAATTCTTCGCGAAAGTTACCGCGGTATTTATCCTGAACCGGCCGAAGGGCTCAAATCGGTTGACGATTATGTGGCGTTGCTGGCCGACCTGGGCATGCGTCCCGAACACTGGCTCACGGCTCGCCGGGTATGGACCTGGATGCTACAGCACGTGCCCCATCTGGAAGAATACGACCGCGAAAATTTGGCTAAAGGGCCGGGTTCAGCCATGTACCGGTTTTTCACGATCGTTATTTTAACGCCTGCGCTGGCAGCCACCAAACACTATGAGGAGGCTCTGACACCCGATATGATTCGGGCGATGCGGCAGGGAGGAGATCGACTGGCGGCCGATGCGCGCGTTATAGGGACTGATTTCTACCATATCCTGTTTCAGACGCACCCCGAAATCATCCCGTTTTTTGGCCGTACCGACGTAGACAGCCTGACCGAGCACCTGATGCAGGCGATTGCGTTTCTGGTTCGGTCGCTGGATAGTGGCCTGAACATTGTTCAGGAATTACGTGACTTGAGTCAGGTGCATACTAATTTTTCGGTACCGCCCGAAGCCTACCCAAAACTGGTTGGGCCCATGATGACGGTGTTGAAAAAATACATTCCTGACTTCACTGCCGAACAGGAACACGCCTGGGGTATTTTGCTGAACCGGGTGACCAACGTCTTGCGGCAACCCATGATCAATCAGCAGCGGATACTGGCTAAGGCAAAGGAATACATTGATCTGATTGGTGATGAACTAGCCTGGGATGCCATTGACAGCGAACGTCGGTGGGAAGAAATCAAGCGCGAAATTCAGGCAACCGGAAGCTATACGCATACGTACGAAGAGTTGGCTTATGGCGCCCAGCTTGCCTGGCGTAACTCGGCCAAATGCATTGGCCGGATTTCGTGGCGCAACATGATTGTGCGGGATTTACGCCACATTACCGACCCCGACGAGATGTTTCGGGAATGCACCGAACACCTAAGAATGGCCACCAATGGCGGCAATGTGCAGATTGTGATGAACGTGTTTCGGCCCAAAAAACCAATGGAACGCTGGGGGCCGCGCATCTGGAACAGCCAGTACATTCGCTTTGCGGCTTATGAACAGGAAGACGGATCAATATTAGGCGATAAGGCAAATCTAAAGTTTACCCAAACCCTTATTCGGCAGGGATGGACGCCCCCAGCCACCAAAACGGCTTATGACACGTTGCCGCTCGTGATTGATGTACCTGGTCAATCACCCAGGATGTATCAGTTCAGCGACGACGATATCCTGAAAGTATCCATCGAACATCCGACTTATCCGGCCATGAGTGCGCTTGACCTTAAATGGTGCGCCATTCCCGCTATCGCCAACTTTCGCATGGATATTGGGGGAATTCAGTATGGCTGTGTTCCATTCAACGGCTGGTTCATGGAAACTGAAATCGCCCGTAACCTCTGGGAAGACGGGCGTTATGAAAAGGCCGAAGCCATTGCCCGTGCCATAGGACTGGATACGTCCAGTGAACAAACCCTCTGGCGCGACCGGGCGTTTCTGGAACTGAATGCGGCTGTCCTGCACTCGTTTTCCAAAGCTAAGGTGACTCTGGTTGATCATCAGACGGCCGCCCGGCAGTTTTTAACGCACGACCTGCGCGAAAAACGGGCTGGTCGCGAATGCCCCGCTCAGTGGTCGTGGGTGGTTCCTTCGGCGGGAGGGAGCGTCACACCGGTCTGGCACCACGAAATGCGTGACTTTTTCCTCAGTCCGAGCTATCATTATACGGCCGACCGGTGGGTAGTGATTAACGATGAGTTGATGACCGCAGACGAAGAGGGCGAAACGGAACTGTCGGGCACGAGCCGAATGCAAGTTCAGGCGCTTCGCCCAGACCGGACTACGGCGCCCGAACATCGGCCCCAGCGTATTCTTATTTTATATGGTTCGGAGACGGGTACGGCCGAGAGCTACGCCCGGAAAACGGCGCGTCGGCTGAGTCGCTACCATCCGCGCGTTATGGCGCTTGATGAATACACCATTTCACACCTGAGTCAGGAAGATTTACTACTCGTTGTCACGTCGACATTTAGAGAAGGGGATTTGCCGGGCAATGCCCAGAAGTTTCACGCCCGGATTACTGCGCAGCCGACCGGAGCGTTCAAGCAACTGAACTTCTCCGTCATGGCTCTGGGAAGCACTGTATACACGCATTTCTGTGCCGCCGGTGTCACACTCGATCGTGAGTTGGCGCGTGTGGGGGGCAACCGCGTTATTGCCATGCATCGGGGCGATGAGATCAAAGGGCAGGCGGATACCTTTCGGAAATGGCTCGATCTGGTGGCCCGTTTATTGGGCGAAGACCCAACCAGCGTCGACCTTTCGACCACCGCCGACACACGGCTACAGGTTTCTTTTTTAGAACCCCAGGAGGTGCCGGTTAAGGCTGAAGCTGACGCAGTTCGAAACCAGAGATTACCGGGTTGTGTCGTTCCGGTTCTCGAGAATCGGGAGTTGCTGAAAAAAGTGATTATTGGCAGCCGCTCCACACGATTTATTTCGCTTGACATCAGTAATACCGATCAGACCTATGAAACCGGCGATCACGTAGCGATCTATCCGCAGAACCCGCCTGAGTTAGTACACCGACTGGTCAATCGACTGGGCGTTGATACCGATGCCTGGTTTACCACCTCGCTCATCAATAGCCGAGGGATAAGGGTTCCTGGTGAGCATGCTTATCCAGATCCTGTGCAGGTAGGGCAGGTGTTAACCGAAGACATTGATCTGGCCATCCGTGAACCCTATGACGAGCTGTTTAGTGCGATCCTGAAAACGGCTCAATCGACCACGGATAAAAACCGGCTGGAATCCTGGCTGGAGATACTGAGTCGAAATCAGGAAGAAAATGAGGAGTATATGGCGTTGAAGAAGTACATCGCCGATACATTTCTAACGGTAGCCGATCTGCTGGATGTATTTCCATCAGCCCAATTGTCGTTTGCGCAGCTCATTGAACTGTTGCCTAAACAGAAACCCCGCCTGTACTCCATTTCATCCTGCTCATTGGTTCACCCAAAGCAGGTTCACCTCATTGTGGGCGTTGTTCAATTGACGACCGACTCGGGTAAGGTGATTCCGGGGCTTTGTTCCAATTACCTGGCAGGCCTGATACCGAACGGGGATGCGCAGGTAAGAATGTGTGTGCGATCGTCAACATTCCGACCACCGGTTGATCCTCATGCGCCCATGCTAATGGTAGGGGCCGGAACGGGCCTGTCGCCCTTACTGGGCTTTCTGCAACACCGCGAAGTTCAGCTTCGGGCCCTGCATGAAACAAGTTATCAGTATGTCAATGGCCATGAGTTCATCACACCCGTGTCGGCGCCTGTCGGGCACGCCCGGCTGTTCTTCGGCTGTCGAAATTTAAACGATTACCTCTACCAACAGGAATTGGAGACCTGGCACGAAGCGGGTGTATTGACACATCTGGATGTGGCTTTTTCCCGGCTCGACGAGGAAAAAATATACGTGCAGGATCTGATCGGTCAGCGCAGTAAAGACCTGTGGGATGTACTTTCGCAGCCTAATTGCCATTACTACGTTTGTGGTGATGCGCAAATGGCCGACGATGTATTCGAGGTGCTTATGAATATTGCCAAAACAACCGGCGGCCTGTCGCATGCCGAAGCGGTCAACTTCTTCCGGCAAATGCAAGCCGAAAACCGATTCGTCATGGATGTCTGGGGTGTATTGCTCAACTTTCAGCGGGCCCTCACAGACCTTCAGGAGGCCAAGTATACGCAGGGCGAACGCTGGCTGGAGCGTGTTTCTGTTTAG
- a CDS encoding alpha/beta hydrolase, giving the protein MTFLRSFFLTAFLVFIYFAAQAAKVDTVDTYSSSMKKTIKAVIVTPDSYSIGQELPVVYLLHGYGGNYSDWAKKVPTISNAADLHKVIIVCPDGNVGSWYFDSPADPSFRYETYVADELVNWVDGHYKTIKNRSGRAITGLSMGGHGALYLAFRHQAVFGAAGSMSGGVDIRPFPNNWDMAKRLGPYAQFPERWEQNTVINLLYLLTPGALALIIDCGTEDFFFRVNNNLHDKLLERNIAHDYITRPGGHNWTYWTNAVTYQMLFMRQYFDRPKAN; this is encoded by the coding sequence ATGACTTTTCTGCGTTCTTTTTTCCTTACCGCCTTTTTGGTCTTCATATACTTTGCGGCCCAGGCGGCCAAAGTCGATACGGTAGACACCTACAGTTCGTCGATGAAGAAAACGATTAAAGCGGTTATTGTTACGCCAGATTCGTATTCCATCGGGCAGGAGCTGCCGGTTGTGTATTTACTCCACGGCTATGGCGGTAATTACAGCGATTGGGCCAAAAAAGTACCCACCATCAGTAATGCCGCCGACCTTCATAAAGTGATCATCGTTTGCCCGGACGGGAATGTCGGTAGCTGGTATTTCGATAGCCCGGCCGACCCCTCGTTCCGCTATGAAACCTATGTGGCCGATGAGTTGGTAAACTGGGTCGATGGACATTACAAAACCATCAAAAACCGCTCAGGACGCGCCATTACCGGCCTTAGTATGGGTGGACACGGTGCGTTGTACCTGGCATTCAGGCATCAGGCGGTATTTGGCGCGGCTGGCAGCATGAGTGGCGGAGTCGATATTCGCCCCTTTCCAAACAATTGGGATATGGCCAAACGCCTGGGGCCCTACGCGCAGTTTCCGGAGCGGTGGGAGCAAAATACCGTCATCAATCTGCTCTACCTGCTGACGCCGGGCGCATTGGCGCTGATTATTGATTGCGGAACGGAAGACTTTTTCTTTCGGGTCAATAACAACCTGCACGACAAGCTCCTGGAACGAAACATTGCCCACGACTATATAACGCGACCCGGTGGCCATAACTGGACCTACTGGACCAACGCCGTAACCTATCAAATGCTGTTTATGCGACAGTATTTCGATAGGCCCAAAGCGAATTGA
- a CDS encoding serine hydrolase, with protein MRQLSLLVACLPLIVSAAHADDLDDFIRQQLRKRQVPGLSIAIIQDGKIVKAQGYGFIDKSGKIPVTPATLFQAGSISKSVAAVGALKLVEAGKLSLDEDVNAKLRTWKVPENEFTKEKKVTIRGLLSHTTGLTVHGFPGYEVGKPIPTVVQILDGTTPANTAAVRVDFVPGTRWRYSGGGYTVMQQLMLDVTGKSFPDYMQQTVLGPLGMKQSTYQQPLPTDKAKATATGYYGDRGVVNGRWHIYPEMAAAGLWTTPSDLARFAIGIQQAFAGKAGGALSQAMTQQMLTDQKDNDGLGVFLQGKGHTMRFGHTGRDEGFDAAMTAGIETGQGVVIMINANDNSHMVDRIINEVAKTYHWTDFSEATAIKRIAVPVPAAQLIAYEGRYELANNQIITFMATPDRLVTLADGLPDEEFVPETTTHFASMDRDAFLTFQPDAKGNVTKLVWKRGKDERKIPRIGPLFQTLKPVPDPDSARTHKIEIALKAMAQGGKAVETAPTVTAGVRKDFASGANVLSDLKNLTFVNIENVDGRSIERHEGKVSQIAHYTFAGEHGTRYLLVYLTADGLVTDYDVVEK; from the coding sequence ATGCGTCAACTCTCTCTGCTGGTAGCTTGTCTGCCCCTCATCGTTTCAGCAGCTCATGCCGATGATCTGGATGATTTTATCCGGCAACAACTGCGAAAACGACAAGTACCTGGCTTATCCATCGCCATCATTCAGGACGGCAAAATTGTTAAAGCACAAGGGTACGGTTTTATCGACAAAAGCGGCAAGATTCCCGTTACTCCCGCCACTTTATTTCAGGCCGGTTCGATCAGTAAATCAGTTGCAGCGGTTGGCGCGCTGAAGCTGGTAGAAGCGGGTAAGTTATCGCTCGATGAAGACGTTAATGCGAAACTACGCACCTGGAAAGTGCCCGAGAATGAGTTTACTAAAGAGAAGAAGGTTACGATCCGCGGGTTGCTTAGCCACACGACTGGGCTAACGGTTCATGGTTTTCCAGGCTATGAGGTTGGCAAACCGATTCCGACGGTCGTGCAGATTTTAGACGGGACCACCCCGGCCAATACCGCTGCGGTTCGTGTCGATTTTGTTCCGGGAACCCGTTGGCGGTATTCGGGAGGGGGATATACCGTTATGCAGCAACTTATGCTGGATGTAACAGGCAAATCGTTTCCGGACTATATGCAGCAAACGGTCCTGGGTCCGCTGGGCATGAAGCAAAGCACTTACCAACAACCGCTCCCTACCGACAAAGCAAAAGCAACGGCAACAGGCTACTATGGGGATCGAGGTGTCGTGAACGGGCGTTGGCATATTTATCCCGAAATGGCTGCGGCTGGTCTGTGGACAACTCCTTCTGATCTGGCGCGTTTTGCCATTGGTATTCAGCAAGCGTTTGCCGGTAAGGCGGGGGGCGCCTTGTCTCAGGCAATGACGCAGCAGATGCTTACGGATCAAAAGGATAACGATGGATTGGGGGTTTTCCTGCAAGGCAAGGGACATACCATGCGTTTTGGCCATACCGGTCGGGATGAAGGGTTCGATGCGGCCATGACAGCTGGTATTGAAACGGGACAAGGCGTCGTGATCATGATTAATGCCAACGATAACTCGCACATGGTCGACCGAATTATAAATGAGGTGGCTAAAACGTATCATTGGACTGACTTCTCCGAAGCAACCGCCATCAAGCGTATAGCAGTCCCCGTCCCGGCGGCACAGCTTATAGCCTATGAAGGACGGTACGAACTGGCCAATAACCAGATCATTACCTTTATGGCCACGCCGGATCGGCTGGTTACGCTGGCCGATGGCCTTCCCGATGAAGAATTCGTTCCTGAAACAACGACCCATTTTGCATCAATGGATCGGGATGCCTTTTTAACTTTCCAGCCCGACGCGAAGGGGAACGTAACGAAATTGGTCTGGAAACGAGGGAAAGACGAACGCAAAATACCCCGGATAGGTCCTCTATTCCAGACCTTAAAGCCCGTTCCGGACCCAGATTCGGCTCGTACCCATAAAATTGAAATAGCCTTAAAAGCCATGGCCCAGGGGGGTAAAGCCGTTGAGACAGCTCCCACTGTAACGGCAGGGGTACGGAAAGATTTCGCGAGTGGGGCCAATGTGCTCTCCGACCTCAAAAACCTTACGTTTGTCAATATAGAAAATGTTGACGGACGTAGCATCGAACGCCACGAGGGTAAAGTAAGTCAAATCGCACACTACACATTTGCTGGTGAACATGGTACGCGTTACTTGCTGGTCTACCTAACGGCCGACGGCCTGGTCACCGATTATGATGTAGTTGAGAAATAG
- a CDS encoding DUF2147 domain-containing protein, whose product MLVVTRVCRIFLGLLIIALVGAVPDPPGDQILGRWLFPSQGSSVNIYRQGNRYFVRVAEVDQAGEKNYGLVKDSVLIRDLGYNGADWTGGRLTHPKTGMSLSVEVHMEEPRALTVTIYKGIKLLRKTFVMTRQ is encoded by the coding sequence ATGCTAGTAGTAACCCGTGTGTGCCGAATTTTTCTGGGATTATTAATCATCGCGCTGGTAGGCGCCGTGCCCGATCCTCCAGGCGACCAGATCCTGGGTCGCTGGTTGTTTCCTTCCCAGGGCTCCAGCGTTAATATTTACCGGCAGGGAAATCGTTATTTTGTCAGGGTAGCGGAGGTAGATCAGGCAGGCGAGAAAAATTATGGTTTGGTGAAAGACAGCGTGTTGATTCGTGATCTGGGCTACAATGGAGCGGACTGGACCGGTGGGCGATTGACTCACCCCAAAACAGGCATGTCGTTGAGTGTAGAGGTGCATATGGAGGAGCCACGTGCCCTAACCGTAACGATATACAAAGGAATCAAGCTGCTTCGTAAAACCTTTGTGATGACCCGCCAATAA